The Leptospira montravelensis nucleotide sequence TGATTTGTAATGTCTGTGGTAAAATTGAATGTATCGATGATCCTTGGAACGGAATTCCATCCGCCAAACACTTGAAAGGTTTTTCTACTGAATCAGTTGAGATCGTTTTTAGAGGCAAATGTAGAAATTGCCAATAGACTTACGTTCCCATATCCCCTCAAAATTTTTAAATCACCTATATCAAATTGTTTCTGCTCTGAAAGGAGCAGGATACGAGTGTTACCTAGTTGGTGGATCAGTACGTGATTTAGTTATGGGAAAAACTCCCAAAGAATACGACCTGACAACTAACGCAGAACCGAAACATGTGAAACGATTATTTAGAACAGTCATCGATACCGGAATAGAACATGGCACAGTAACGGTTGTTTTGGATAAAATTAATTACGAAGTCACGACCTATCGGATTGACAAAGATTATACTGATGGCAGAAGGCCAGATCATGTAGAATTCGGTACCACATTGTCAGAAGATTTAAAACGTAGAGATTTTACAATGAATGCTTTAGCTTACGATTTATCGACGAACCTTCTTGTAGATGAACATTTTGGACAAAGAGATATTAAAGAAAGGACAATTCGTACCATTGGAAATCCAATTCAACGTTTTTCAGAAGATGGATTGCGCCCTATTCGAGCATTAAGATTCGCAAGCACTTTAGATTTTGTCATCGAACCAGAAACAAAAAATGCGATTCAAAAAACAAAACACATTACAAAAAAAATATCATTAGAGAGGTTCCAGGATGAAATACTCAAATCATTTTTAGGTCCTTATCCTTCTCGCATGATACAACTATTAGCCGATGAAAACATTTTTCAGATTTTCATCCCCTTTTTACAAACTCCACTTTTTGTTAAAAATCACATATTAGATAAACTAGACAAAACCTCTAAAGATTTAATTGGTTTACAGTTGGCATTGTCATTTTTCGCCATATTAAATAATACTACCACGTTAAAGGATTTAGAAACAATCCTTAGGACTTTAAAATTTTCTGGTCAGAATATAAAGGACTGTCTTTTGTTCTTTGAATTTATAATCAAGTGGGAAAACACAGAAAGCACAACAAAAGATGACGAGTTTATTCTTAAAAAAGAATACCTTGCACCCGTTAAACGACACTTCCAGTCACGTTTTCCTATCACTCCAGAATTCATTTTAAAACTTAAACCAATTTTTGGTGAAACAGTGAATCGTTTTGTCCAAATTTGGGAAGAAGTTCCTCCTCTCCTTCTAACGGATATGAAATTGAATGGCAATCACCTGGCTGAAAACTTCCCGGATCTGGCAAAAACCAACTACGGAATGGTGTTGAACCAGCTTTTAGACCTGGTCCAACACTCGCCTAAAGAAAATGAATATTCAAGACTATTGCAACACTCTGCTCAATTTATAAGCAACCTGATCAAATAATTTCAAAAATCGCTCCAACAATTGAACCGAATTGTTCTTTATTTAATCAAAAACTTATTTTTTTTTCCTTAGAACTCATTCAAATACAGTGTTTCTCTTTTTTTCTTCCTAGTACCTAGGCCCTTGTCGCCAACCTGGTACACAACTTGCACAACAAGTTCACATAGGAGAAATGGCAAATGAGAAATAAATACACTCTGTTGGCGACGATCGTTGCTACCTTATTTTCCCAGGCTTCCCTTTTTGCTCAGGATAAAAAGGAAAAGGATAAGTCTTGGTATGAGTTGGTAAATTTTTCCGGATATGTGGACGTATATTATAACTATACTACAAATAACCGGCAAGGGGCTACCCAAGATACAGCGGGAACTTTCCACACTTACAACAAGCAGTTTGCTGTGAACTCAGTAAAACTTGCAATGGAGAAGTTAGCTGAGAAGGACAGCCCGTGGGGATTCCGTATTGATATGCAAAACGGACAAAACAACATGTATCAAGAGCGTCCGTACCAAACGACAAACTCTCTTCATAATATGCAGTTGTTACAACAAGCTTATGTTTCAGCATACTTCCCAGTATTCAAAGGGTTGACAGTTGACGTAGGTAAGATGGCAACACATATCGGTTTGGAACTTCTTGACTCAAAGGATAACATCGCTTACACGATTGGATACGTGTTCTTTAACACAATCCCATTTATCCATACCGGTGCGAGAGCAAACTTACAAATTAATGATAGACTATCGACTGGTCTTTACCTTTACAATAGTGCCCAAGGAACTGGTTATACAGGGAATGGCCAACAATTTGGTTACAATGGATTGACACCATATGGTGATGCTGCGGGTGGATCTAGTTTAACTAACACTTCACAACATGCTTATGCTGATGGACCAAATCCTACCAGAGCGATTGGAACTCAAGTAAAGTATGATGTTGTACCAGATAAATTCCAAGTAGTATGGAACACATTGCAAGCTAATGATAATATCAAAGGCAGACAAAACAATTCTCTATACTATCTTGAACAATCTACTGGAACATCGTTTCCTAAACAATCATCGTTCCATGCTGACCACTGGATGATTCAAAACTTAATTTTGATCTTCAAACCAACTGATAAGTTGACGACTATCTTTGACTATACTTACGGTGAAAGAACTGGTCAAACAAATACAGCTGCTTACGGATACGAAGCAAGTGGAGTTACCAAAGCTAAGTTAGATACTGCGATGCCGGGCCTTGTTCCAGAACTTGATCCAGGATTAGTTACAGCTGGTCTTACAAAGGATACAAACCTAAGCCGCGAAAACAAAATCAAAAGAGTTTACCAAACTTACCAATTACAAGCTAAGTATCAGTTCACTAACTTCTTTGCACTTGGTTTCCGTTTTGAGTATCTTGATGACAAACGTTACGGTGGATCACTTGTAGTAAACCCACCTCTATTTGCGGTAACACCAGCAGACAGATATGACCTTAAATTCCAAGATTCTATTGGAACAAGAGCAGTTAGTAACTATGGACAAATCAAAACTCTTACTTTCACACCTACTTTTGATCTAACGGAAAACCTCCAAGTAAAAGTAGACCTAAGAAGAGATTGGGGTCCTGGTCAACAATTCGTAGACACTTCCGGAAGACCGGCTTCATACCAAAACGGTATCATTGTCGGTATGGTAGCTAAATTCTAAGGAGAAAATGATGAAAATGAACAACAAATCCTTTAAATCTGGTTTAGTAGGTATCTCTTTGGTTCTCCTTATGACAGCTAACTTAGTTAGCTGCTCTGATTCTGGATCAAAAAAAGAAGATAACCCAACGGCTCTACTTTACTTGGTAAACAACTCAGTAATTGACTCTGAGGTAAAAGCAAACTGTGTTGCTGCTTATACGGCTGCAAACTCTTGCGTTGGTGGAAAAGAATACTTTAACGCCGGCACAGGTTGCGCCTCAACAAAGTTGGAAGGAAAAACAACTGAACAAATGAAAGCATTAAAAGAATGCGTTCTTTCTAAAGTAAATGATCCAATTCAACCATGTAGCTTACCACAGTTTACTTATGGCCTTGCGCAACAAGCCCTTGCTGGTGCTTTTTCCGCTTGTAACAAGTCTTACACTACAGCTGCTGGAGTAACAGTAGACTTAAAAGACTACTTAGTATACTAGCAAACACTGAAGTCAGGAGAGAACATCTCCTGACTAATTTTATCCTTCCCAAACAAATCAAAACAATACCATTAATGGAATTTCAAAAATGCTAAAGTCAAAAGGGACAGATCAATAACAAATGTTATGGCTTACGATAATCGACTTTTTCAACAAAGGAACGTCGAAATATAACGGTGATTTCTTTATCAGGCAGAGATTCACTGTCATACTTACTAATAGGACGTTTATAAACCCAATATTCTCTATCACCTCCACGTTTAATCTCGTCAGGATCACCTATGTATTCTCTAACAAAATTACCATTTTTTCCAGTTAATGTGTTTTTAATATCCTTACGAAGTTTCATCCCAGCTAATTGTTCTTCTGTTAGCTGTGCCAATGCTGCTTCACGTTGTTGTTCTTCAGACTGAATCTCTTTTGCTGAGCTAGACATGAATTCACGACATTTAATTTCATCTTTGAAAGTCTTCATACAATTTTCAAAAAGGCTTTCTTGGTTTTTAACTTCCAAAGTACGAGCACAGGAAATTGCGGTTAATAAACATACAAGTATCAGGGATTTTTTCATAAACCCTCCAGTTCTACTCTATAAAATTAAATGATTGATTTATTGAAAATCAATTATCGTTAGAAGGTATGTGGATTTTTATTTCGTCCACTTTAGGAAGATACTAATTCTTATGTCAAAATTTCTCTCCAGATTTTCGATTCAAATTAGATTATTACTTTTACCTCTGCCTCTCATTGTATCACTATTCATCATTTTGCTTATTTTAGTACGTTCACTAAATGGAACCATTTTGTTTGCAGAAAAAGAAGAGTTAGGCATTCAGGCTTTAAAACCGATTTATTTAACCTACAGAGAAGGATTGGTACGACTTAAATTAGGAGAAGAAAATACTAACAACTTAATTCCACTCATTGAAATCTCAAAAAAGATGATCGAAGAAACCAATTTGCTAGCGGAGGACTCTAAGTTACTTACGTCTTGGGAAAAGTATAAAACAATTCCATCTTTTGATCAATCCACTAGTATTCAATTTCTTAATGATACACAAGAATTAGCATTAAAAATTGGTGATTTTTCAAATCTAATTCTAGATCCCGAAGTAAATTCGTATTATCAAATGGAAATAATTTTTTTCAGAGTACCTGAAATTTTAAAAAACGTAGCAACTTTAAAGGAAATTATTCGTAACGAATATACAACCTCTGAAAACAAGAACAAACAATACTCTAGTGTTAATTACACAAAGGCATTGATTTCTATCAATTTCATTGAAACAACCTGCAAGGAAATCCAAAAATCATATACTAAATCCATTGAAGACAAATCTCCATATAAAATAGAATTAACAGAAGCTAAGAAATTTGCGAATACATCCTGTGAAACTTACGTTAAAGAACTAAAAGAAACTTTTAATCTAAAAAACTCTAAACCATCCTCTCACAATCAATTATTCACAACAATTCACAAAGGGACATTAATTGCAGGAGAAATCCAAGACCGTTCCATTTTAATCCTTGAAAAACTGGTAAATGATCGAATTCAATTATTGTCTTTTCAAAGAAACATAAACATTCTTTTCGTATTAGGATCATTGATTATATCTAGTGTCTTTGTCATTTTTATCATTCGAAGCATTAATAAACCTTTGGTAACAGTTCTTTCAAAGGTAAATGAACTTTCTAGTGGCGAAGCTGATTTGACAAAAACAATTCCAGATTTTGGCAAAAATGAAATAGGTAAAATAGCAGGTTCTATAAACTTATTTTTATCAAATTTAAATCATATTATGAACCAATTAAAAATTTCTGTAAGTAATGCGGAAAAATCTTCATTTCAATTAAAGAAAGATGCAATGTCCGTTTCTGATAACGCTTCTTCGTTAGCTTCAATATCAGAAGAGTCGGCCGCTTCATTAGAGGAATTAACAACTTCATTTGAATTTATGTTCGAATTTATTACAAATGAAACAAAGAATATTAACAAAATTACAGAAGAAATGAAAACAATTGAAGGTTCAATTTCCAATATTGAAAGTGCACTCTTACGATTATCTGATCAATCGATTGCCTCTACAAATTTAGCAAACATTGGTAACACTTCAGTACAAAACACTGACAATGCAATGTCGGAAATACGTTCGGTAACTAAAGAAATTACTGGAATCGTAGATCTAATTACTGAAATTTCAGAAAGAACCAACTTACTAGCATTAAATGCAAGTATTGAAGCTGCTAGAGCTGGAGATGCAGGCATGGGATTTGCGGTTGTCGCGGAAGAAATTTCAAAACTCGCAGATAAAACACAATCCTCTGTTAAAAACATCAAACGCCTCATCGATAAAAGTAATGCTGTTGTCAATCTTGGTACCAATCATGTTCATGAAACAGTAAATGCATTAGGTGAAATTGTAGAACAATCCAACAGAATGCAAAGTGGAGTGAATCATCTAAAAGCAGAAATGACAACACAATCGAATAGTTTGCTAAACGTAGCAACAGAGCTTCAAGGATTACAAGAGATGGCCCAAACCATCGAATTTTCCAGTCGAGAGCAGAAAAAAGCATCAGAAGATATGGTGAACACAATCAATACACTTTCTGGAAATGCACAACAACTTGCGAATAATTCTGAAGATTTGAACCAAGTCAGTCAAAAGATTGGTGAAATAGCAAGCACCATTGCAGTAGTAACCAATTCATTTCGAACCCACTAAAAACTTGCTGTCGAAAAATTCTATTTACAATTTTCTAAAAAAAACAGATCTCTAAAAATCCAAATCTAAAAATTGAATTGCTGGAATTCAGGCCAAATTTCTGTTTGGTCTCATGGTCCGCACTTTTAAAGTTAATTCAAGTCATTATAGTATTCAAATATTACTTTTTTCAATAATTCATTTAACTTTCGTTAATTGCAAAATTAACGAACATAATGAAGAAAAAAATAAAATTATATTTCAATTAATAACGGCAAACTTCCTCTCAAATTATTTATATGCGACCGATTTACAAAAAATTGCTAGAGAACAAATTGGAATTTTATCCGAAACCATTCCAGGATCGGAAGAAGACACAGCTGCTAAAATTGCCTTAGGTAACAAAATATTTAGAGATAACAAACTTTCATCAAATCACGTACAGTCTTGTCTCACCTGTCACCCATTAGATGGAAATGCCGCTGGTATGGATCGCCAATCCACTTCGCGTGGGACCTTTGGACAAATTGGCAAAAGAAATACTCCAACGATACTGAATGTTGGATATTTACCCATTATTTTTTGGGATGGAAGGAGAGACTCACTATATAACCAAGCAATCGATCCCTTCTTAAATCCACTAGAAATGTCTTTACCTTCTGAAGCAGAACTACTTACAAGAATTCAAAATGATTCAAGTTATACTTCTTTTTTTGCGAATGCCTTTCCAGAATCGCCAAATCCCAGCATCCATTCGATTCGCCTAACATTAGCAGCATTTGAGAGATCACTTAAATCAAAATCCAAATTCGATGATTTTCTTGAGAATAATGTACTATCACTTAATAAATCGGAATTAGATGGTTTAAATTTATTTCTAGATGTTGGTTGTACCAATTGCCACAGTACAAGTTTGCTTGGTGGATCACAATTTGCAAAATTAGATTCAGTATATTCTTATAACATTAGTGATACAGGAAGAGCTGAATTTACAGGAAAACATGAAGATAAGTTTTTTTTCAAAGTTCCTCCTCTAAGAAACGTAGCACTTACCGCACCTTATTTTCATGATGGCAGCGTACCAACTCTGAAAGAGGCAGTTCGAAGAATGAACTATTACAATTTGAACCGCCAAATAAACGAATCTGAAATTGAATTGATCACTTCCTTTCTTAGATCCTTATCTGACAAAACAAAAGTAAACTAAACTCATTGACAAAAAACATAGAGGTAGAAACTCTGGCATTACCTTCAGGGAGGAAACAGGTGAAAGTCCTGTGCTGACCCGCAACTGTGATGCACCTTTTGTAACTAAAGTTACGTTAGGTGATAAGCCAGATCTTCCCCGCAATGTTTTCTCGTGGATTGGGAACTTTGCACACTTATATTGTTTTGGTTCTACAATCAATATAAAGGGGCCCCGAAGGCAAACTCGGGGCGCCCGTATGGAAAAAATAGTATTTAGAATTCTAATATTAGATTTTATCATTCTTCGTATTACGAAGTTGTTAAATCTATTTCCAGTTCGTGTTCCCCTAAATTCAAAAAAAATTTAGGAGAAACTAAATGAAACCAACTATTCAACTAACGATTGTCATCTTGGCAATTTTTATCTTAACAGCATGCAGCGAAGCAGGCAAAGTAAAAGAATCGGAAGCCAATACCAACCTACTTACAGGTTTAGTCGTCGGACAACAACAAGGGAAATCCAGTGTGATGGATTCTTTAGCAGAAATTAGGGGATATTGGAAAGGCGGATTTTGTAGTGGTGGATCTTGTTCCAGCTTCACATCTAATGTTTCCATTGTCCAAGACCCATCTGGTTTCGGAATTTGGGCTTCAGGAAGTAGTTATTTAAGAATCATTGCTGTTGATACTGTTAATAGAACTTTTATCTACCAATATCTTCCCAATGATACTTATAGTCCAAGTAAATATACAAAAGTAATTTGGACTGCACCTACAACAACTGGATGTGAAAATTCAGCAACCAAATGTTTCTATTACTGTACAGTCTATCCAAATTTCGCAACATTAAAAGAAGCAGAGAATGTAAACCTCTCTAGTTATAGTTCAGCTGATCCAACAAGAACTGGTTGTGGCGGATTCGGTTGGAGTAAAGCACTCTTTGTTTCTTCAAATCCAACTAATTGGTAATGATATCAAATTTGACCCTAAATTATTTTAGGGTCAAACGGAGTAATCACATGCAAACATTTCCACAAGGCTTTTATAATACTTTTTCCATTTTGTTTTTAGTTACCTTTTTATATACTTGTTCACCACAACCAAAAAATAACCAAAATGAATTATTGGCACTATTAGCTGCTGCAGAAATTTCTAATAATTCAAAAACAAATTGTCCTCCAAAGATTCTTCCACAAGGAATTCCAATTGCGAATACAGTTGTGTCAGCAAATTCTTCAGTAAGTGGATTCAATGATTCATCAAAAGCAATTAATGGAATTTGTGGTGGAGGGGAACTTTCAGGATCTTTGGATGTCTACGCACTAAACCTAACGGGTACAGGTGCTACACTTATTTTATCTTGGGGCGGAAAAATCGTAAAAAATGTTACCGGAATCGATTTTATTATTTATGAAAATCCTTTTCGAGTTACTGAAAGTAGCGATCGTTACGCATTTGATCCAATGGTTGTGCAAGTATCATACGATGGTACAAATTACTGCGGATTTGATCTAAGTGGATTTAATTCTTCAACAGCAGATAGCAACAAAATTTCATCCTGGCCAGGATTTGCCGGACTTAGACCAGTTCTTTATAATATGAGTTCCAATCTTCTTTCACTAGAACAATTGTTTACATCCACAGGCAGTGGCTTCCTGTTAGGTGGCGGAGATGGGTTTAACATTGATGATTTAATTACAAATGCATCATGCGACAATACTGCGCTAAATCAAATTAAATCTTTAGGATTTAAATATATTAAAATGACCTCGGCATCAGCCGTTACTAACCCGAACACAAGTTCAGGTTATGTGTATCCTCATTCGTATTCAAATGGTTCGGACATTGATGGGGTCGTTGCAAAGTCTGTAGAATAAGGAGAAATTTATAATCTGTAAATTTCCTTTTATTTCAAATTCTAACTATGTTTCATCTTTCTAAACCAAACTCAAACGAAAGAGCTAACGCTCGCATTTGAATGAGTTTGGTCGGTTATACTAGTAACCTATATCGCTATTTTTTTCTACGGCTTGACTTTCGTTCGGAACCGCCGCCAGAACTCGTGGTTGAAGAAACTTGCGGTTTTGATTTGTTTGATTTGATTTCATTTCCAAACATATCTACCTCAGCTCTTTGCTCTTCTCCTATTTTTTTATACTCTTTTGGGGAGGATTCGTCCTGGTTTCTGTCGGAATCAGTTACTTCAATTTTTAATAAAAAGGAAACTACTTCATTTTTAAGATTTTCAACCAATTGATCAAACATCTTAAAACCTTGCAGTTTGTATTCAATCAAAGGATTTTTTTCACCGTAGCCAACAGTCCAAATACCTTCTTTTAAATGGTCCATCGCATAGAGATGTTCTTTCCATCTATGGTCCAAAATATCCAAAAATACATTTCTTTCTATCGAACGCCAAACTTCTTCTCCAATTGAAGAAACTTTGGACTCATATAATTCTTTTACTATCTTGGACAAAACTTCGAATACTTTGAGTTGTGGGTTTGATTCTTTTTTGAATTGTTTTGGGTCAATTTTTTCTGTAATGCCCAAACTTTGTATCCACTCATTGAGTGAATCAACTTCCCAAGCATCCACACTGTTTCCTTCGCAGTAAAGAATCACTTGGTTTTCTACAACTTCATCAAAGAAGTCAACAATGGTTCGTGACATGTTTCCTTTATCTAAAAGTTCATTACGAATTCCATAGATATAAATCCTCTGGCGATTCATTACATCATCATATTCTAATAAGTGTTTTCTGATATCAAAGTTATGGCCTTCTACACGTTTTTGTGCACGTGCAATTGCATTGGAAACCATATTATGTTCCAACTCTTGGCCCTCTGGCATTTTCAAAGTATCCATAATGCGAGCAATTCGATCTGATCCAAAAATACGCATTAGATCATCTTGTAAGGATAAATAAAACCTAGAAGACCCTGGATCTCCCTGTCTACCAGATCGTCCTCTGAGCTGATTATCAATCCGACGCGATTCATGTCGTTCAGATCCAATGATATGTAAACCACCAGCACCAATAACGAAGTCATGATCCACTTTCCATTTTTTGGCTTCGGATAAGATATTTTCACAATCTTTTTTAATGTTATCGTTTCTGATTTCTGAAATCTTAGATTCTGCTTCATCAAATTTTTGTTTGATCAAATTTTCGCGAAAGCTATACACAACTTCCAGTTCTGCTTTTGTTTTAATCCCTAAAGAATCACAACGCTCATCTAATTTTTCTAAATCTTCTTTGTATTTAGGAGCACCACCTAACACAATATCCGTTCCACGACCTGCCATGTTGGTAGCAATCGTAATGGCACCTGGTCGTCCTGCATTAGCAACAATTTCAGATTCTCTTTCGTGTTGTTTTGCGTTTAATACGTTATGCGAAATTCCATGTGATGTGAGAAGTTTAGAGAGAACCTCCGACTTTTCAATAGATATGGTTCCCACAAGCACTGGTTGTTTACGAGAGACTTTTTCTTGGATATCCTTAACAACAGCATCGAACTTTTCACGTTCTGTTTTATAAACACGGTCCGCCATGTCTTGTCGTTGGATTTTTAAATTAGAAGGAATTACA carries:
- a CDS encoding CCA tRNA nucleotidyltransferase encodes the protein MPIDLRSHIPSKFLNHLYQIVSALKGAGYECYLVGGSVRDLVMGKTPKEYDLTTNAEPKHVKRLFRTVIDTGIEHGTVTVVLDKINYEVTTYRIDKDYTDGRRPDHVEFGTTLSEDLKRRDFTMNALAYDLSTNLLVDEHFGQRDIKERTIRTIGNPIQRFSEDGLRPIRALRFASTLDFVIEPETKNAIQKTKHITKKISLERFQDEILKSFLGPYPSRMIQLLADENIFQIFIPFLQTPLFVKNHILDKLDKTSKDLIGLQLALSFFAILNNTTTLKDLETILRTLKFSGQNIKDCLLFFEFIIKWENTESTTKDDEFILKKEYLAPVKRHFQSRFPITPEFILKLKPIFGETVNRFVQIWEEVPPLLLTDMKLNGNHLAENFPDLAKTNYGMVLNQLLDLVQHSPKENEYSRLLQHSAQFISNLIK
- a CDS encoding cytochrome-c peroxidase, coding for MVRTFKVNSSHYSIQILLFSIIHLTFVNCKINEHNEEKNKIIFQLITANFLSNYLYATDLQKIAREQIGILSETIPGSEEDTAAKIALGNKIFRDNKLSSNHVQSCLTCHPLDGNAAGMDRQSTSRGTFGQIGKRNTPTILNVGYLPIIFWDGRRDSLYNQAIDPFLNPLEMSLPSEAELLTRIQNDSSYTSFFANAFPESPNPSIHSIRLTLAAFERSLKSKSKFDDFLENNVLSLNKSELDGLNLFLDVGCTNCHSTSLLGGSQFAKLDSVYSYNISDTGRAEFTGKHEDKFFFKVPPLRNVALTAPYFHDGSVPTLKEAVRRMNYYNLNRQINESEIELITSFLRSLSDKTKVN
- a CDS encoding outer membrane beta-barrel protein; translation: MRNKYTLLATIVATLFSQASLFAQDKKEKDKSWYELVNFSGYVDVYYNYTTNNRQGATQDTAGTFHTYNKQFAVNSVKLAMEKLAEKDSPWGFRIDMQNGQNNMYQERPYQTTNSLHNMQLLQQAYVSAYFPVFKGLTVDVGKMATHIGLELLDSKDNIAYTIGYVFFNTIPFIHTGARANLQINDRLSTGLYLYNSAQGTGYTGNGQQFGYNGLTPYGDAAGGSSLTNTSQHAYADGPNPTRAIGTQVKYDVVPDKFQVVWNTLQANDNIKGRQNNSLYYLEQSTGTSFPKQSSFHADHWMIQNLILIFKPTDKLTTIFDYTYGERTGQTNTAAYGYEASGVTKAKLDTAMPGLVPELDPGLVTAGLTKDTNLSRENKIKRVYQTYQLQAKYQFTNFFALGFRFEYLDDKRYGGSLVVNPPLFAVTPADRYDLKFQDSIGTRAVSNYGQIKTLTFTPTFDLTENLQVKVDLRRDWGPGQQFVDTSGRPASYQNGIIVGMVAKF
- a CDS encoding methyl-accepting chemotaxis protein, coding for MSKFLSRFSIQIRLLLLPLPLIVSLFIILLILVRSLNGTILFAEKEELGIQALKPIYLTYREGLVRLKLGEENTNNLIPLIEISKKMIEETNLLAEDSKLLTSWEKYKTIPSFDQSTSIQFLNDTQELALKIGDFSNLILDPEVNSYYQMEIIFFRVPEILKNVATLKEIIRNEYTTSENKNKQYSSVNYTKALISINFIETTCKEIQKSYTKSIEDKSPYKIELTEAKKFANTSCETYVKELKETFNLKNSKPSSHNQLFTTIHKGTLIAGEIQDRSILILEKLVNDRIQLLSFQRNINILFVLGSLIISSVFVIFIIRSINKPLVTVLSKVNELSSGEADLTKTIPDFGKNEIGKIAGSINLFLSNLNHIMNQLKISVSNAEKSSFQLKKDAMSVSDNASSLASISEESAASLEELTTSFEFMFEFITNETKNINKITEEMKTIEGSISNIESALLRLSDQSIASTNLANIGNTSVQNTDNAMSEIRSVTKEITGIVDLITEISERTNLLALNASIEAARAGDAGMGFAVVAEEISKLADKTQSSVKNIKRLIDKSNAVVNLGTNHVHETVNALGEIVEQSNRMQSGVNHLKAEMTTQSNSLLNVATELQGLQEMAQTIEFSSREQKKASEDMVNTINTLSGNAQQLANNSEDLNQVSQKIGEIASTIAVVTNSFRTH
- the secA gene encoding preprotein translocase subunit SecA translates to MFQKILTILFGSKYERDLKRLNPIVEAINSFEPTIKAMDDETLSQQTTKFKDRLAAGETLDDILPEAFATVREVSYRTLGMRHFDVQMMGGISLHWGNISEMKTGEGKTLTSTLPIYLNSLSGEGVHVVTVNDYLAKRDANWMRPVFEFLKVSVGVIQHDMDHEERKVAYDSDITYGTNNEFGFDYLRDNMVSYKEHRVQRQHNFAIVDEVDSILIDEARTPLIISGPAEESTDKYLKVNKIIPKLIEGEDYEIDEKAKNVILSEAGVHHVEELLGVENLYHSENIELVHHVQQALKAHKIFFKDKDYVVQGGEVIIVDEFTGRLMKGRRYSDGLHQSLEAKEGVPIARESQTLASITFQNYFRIYKKLAGMTGTADTEAEEFKKIYNLDVIVIPSNLKIQRQDMADRVYKTEREKFDAVVKDIQEKVSRKQPVLVGTISIEKSEVLSKLLTSHGISHNVLNAKQHERESEIVANAGRPGAITIATNMAGRGTDIVLGGAPKYKEDLEKLDERCDSLGIKTKAELEVVYSFRENLIKQKFDEAESKISEIRNDNIKKDCENILSEAKKWKVDHDFVIGAGGLHIIGSERHESRRIDNQLRGRSGRQGDPGSSRFYLSLQDDLMRIFGSDRIARIMDTLKMPEGQELEHNMVSNAIARAQKRVEGHNFDIRKHLLEYDDVMNRQRIYIYGIRNELLDKGNMSRTIVDFFDEVVENQVILYCEGNSVDAWEVDSLNEWIQSLGITEKIDPKQFKKESNPQLKVFEVLSKIVKELYESKVSSIGEEVWRSIERNVFLDILDHRWKEHLYAMDHLKEGIWTVGYGEKNPLIEYKLQGFKMFDQLVENLKNEVVSFLLKIEVTDSDRNQDESSPKEYKKIGEEQRAEVDMFGNEIKSNKSKPQVSSTTSSGGGSERKSSRRKK
- a CDS encoding LIC_13355 family lipoprotein, yielding MQTFPQGFYNTFSILFLVTFLYTCSPQPKNNQNELLALLAAAEISNNSKTNCPPKILPQGIPIANTVVSANSSVSGFNDSSKAINGICGGGELSGSLDVYALNLTGTGATLILSWGGKIVKNVTGIDFIIYENPFRVTESSDRYAFDPMVVQVSYDGTNYCGFDLSGFNSSTADSNKISSWPGFAGLRPVLYNMSSNLLSLEQLFTSTGSGFLLGGGDGFNIDDLITNASCDNTALNQIKSLGFKYIKMTSASAVTNPNTSSGYVYPHSYSNGSDIDGVVAKSVE